The following are from one region of the Fusarium verticillioides 7600 chromosome 1, whole genome shotgun sequence genome:
- a CDS encoding alpha-galactosidase 2 has product MTLLQTTPTTPKADRRFPVLSSSALTNPAIVVDGTSFALNGKNVSYRFHVDPATGDLLLDHFGDRVTENPIAQIMSNGGGWSTQAHLRREFPDLGRGDFRAPAVHIKHAKGFTVCNFKYKSHTVLKGKPAIEKLPSTFGSDDDVSTLIIHLYDEYSSVGADLSYSIFPNFDAIVRNVKIINKSDDVITVEKLSSFSVDFPHENYEMLQLQGEWTRECNRTRRKVEYGLQGFGSTTGYSSHYHNPFLSMVSTTTTESHGEAWGFSLVYTGSFSVEVEKSHQGLTRVLVGMNPCQLSWPLRPGESLQSPECVSVFSNLGIGEMSRKFHRLYRQNLIRSKFVSEERPVLLNSWEGLYFDFDDKTIYKLAQESAKLGAKLFVLDDGWFGDKHPRVNDHAGLGDWVANPKRFPSGLDSLAKDITKLQVKDSDEKLQFGLWFEPEMVNQKSELYEQHPEWVLSAGNYARSETRQQLVLNAALPDVQDFIISSVSKILETVPVSYVKWDNNRAMHESPTPDNHHAYMLGIYHVFDVLTARFPDVLWEGCASGGGRFDPGILQYFPQVWTSDNMDAFDRIHIQFGTSLVYPPSTMGAHVCSAPNDVTGRSIPMSFRAHVAMMGGSFGFELNPDHTPEEDKAQIPELIKLAAKINPVIIKGDMWRLVLPEDSNFPAAIFVSEDGSQAVLFAFQIRATTVLNYPLLRLAGLDAAARYKLDGVETYSGATLMNGGIQFRFGTDYDSKVVLLERV; this is encoded by the exons ATGACTCTTCTAcagacaacaccaacaaccccCAAAGCCGACCGTAGGTTTCCCGTCTTATCGTCATCAGCACTGACAAACCCAGCAATCGTCGTGGACGGCACCTCATTTGCGCTCAACGGCAAAAATGTCTCCTACCGCTTTCACGTCGATCCAGCGACTGGTGATCTTCTGCTCGATCACTTCGGCGATCGCGTAACAGAAAATCCTATTGCTCAGATCATGTCCAATGGCGGAGGCTGGTcaactcaagctcatctccgCCGTGAGTTTCCAGACCTGGGTCGTGGAGATTTCCGCGCTCCTGCTGTACACATCAAGCACGCCAAGGGCTTTACAGTTTGCAACTTCAAGTACAAATCTCATACAGTCCTCAAGGGTAAACCTGCGATCGAAAAACTGCCTAGTACATTTGGctcagacgatgatgttTCAACTCTCATTATACATCTTTACGATGAGTATAGCTCTGTTGGTGCAGACTTGTCATACTCTATCTTCCCCAATTTTGATGCGATCGTGCGAAACgtcaaaatcatcaacaagagcgaTGATGTCATtactgttgagaagctgtcAAGCTTCAGCGTCGACTTCCCTCATGAGAACTACGAGATGCTGCAGTTGCAGGGCGAGTGGACCAGAGAATGCAATAGAACTCGCCGAAAGGTCGAGTACGGACTGCAAGG CTTCGGAAGTACTACTGGCTACTCGTCTCACTACCATAACCCATTCTTGTCAATGGTctccacaacaacaaccgaGTCCCACGGCGAAGCTTGGGGTTTCTCCCTCGTCTACACCGGATCCTTCAGCGTCGAAGTTGAGAAGAGTCATCAAGGTCTCACTCGCGTACTCGTCGGAATGAACCCATGCCAACTCTCTTGGCCGTTGAGGCCAGGGGAGTCACTGCAATCGCCAGAATGCGTTTCCGTCTTTTCCAATCTTGGAATTGGCGAGATGTCACGAAAGTTCCACCGCCTGTATCGTCAAAACCTCATCAGAAGCAAGTTTGTTTCTGAAGAGAGGCCCGTTTTGCTGAATAGTTGGGAAGGGCTGTACTTTGACTTCGACGACAAGACTATCTACAAGCTAGCACAAGAGTCAGCCAAGTTGGGTGCCAAGCTCTTTGTGCTTGACGATGGATGGTTCGGTGACAAGCATCCTCGTGTCAACGACCATGCTGGACTGGGCGATTGGGTTGCAAACCCCAAGAGATTTCCCAGTGGCCTGGACTCTCTTGCCAAGGACATCACCAAGTTGCAAGTCAAGGATTCGGACGAGAAGCTGCAGTTCGGATTGTGGTTTGAGCCTGAGATGGTCAACCAGAAGTCTGAGCTCTATGAGCAGCATCCTGAGTGGGTTCTGAGCGCTGGAAACTACGCTCGCAGCGAAACTCGCCAACAACTGGTCCTGAACGCTGCGCTCCCAGATGTGCAGGACTTTATCATCAGCTCTGTATCCAAGATCTTAGAAACTGTTCCAGTCAGCTATGTCAAGTGGGATAACAATCGAGCGATGCACGAAAGCCCCACGCCAGACAATCATCACGCGTACATGCTCGGTATCTACCATGTCTTCGACGTGCTCACTGCTCGATTTCCAGATGTCCTTTGGGAAGGCTGTGCATCTGGTGGAGGTCGCTTTGATCCTGGCATCTTGCAATACTTCCCGCAAGTTTGGACTTCAGACAACATGGACGCCTTCGACCGCATCCATATCCAGTTCGGCACATCTTTAGTGTACCCACCCTCGACAATGGGCGCACATGTTTGCTCTGCGCCAAATGATGTGACTGGACGCTCAATCCCAATGAGCTTCAGAGCCCACGTCGCGATGATGGGTGGCTCATTCGGTTTCGAGTTAAACCCTGATCATACGCCTGAGGAAGACAAGGCACAGATCCCagagctcatcaagctcgcaGCGAAGATCAATCCCGTCATTATCAAGGGAGATATGTGGCGATTAGTGTTGCCCGAGGACTCCAACTTCCCTGCTGCGATCTTTGTATCAGAGGACGGAAGTCAGGCGGTTTTGTTTGCCTTTCAAATCAGGGCAACTACCGTTCTCAACTATCCTCTGCTTCGACTGGCTGGACTTGACGCAGCGGCGAGATATAAGCTTGACGGCGTGGAGACGTACTCGGGCGCGACATTGATGAATGGAGGAATTCAGTTTCGATTTGGTACAGATTATGATAGTAAGGTTGTTCTACTAGAGAGGGTATAA
- a CDS encoding cytochrome P450 oxidoreductase, which yields MSIYLVAIPLVSLLLLKGVLTLFRHLHSDLRSVQGPRTARWTLGWYIWKVSQGSFEHFNRDLHKKYGSVVRYAPNRYSFSDLEAVKLIYGLGTSFPKSPWYIPWGNPGDNNLFNERSLAKHAHDRKEYQSTCSMSSLVNYEAFVDECAKLLKNRLSELYAAGQAVDMHHWFQCYAFDVIGMITYGKRLGFLDKGEDVAQSLDVTARLP from the exons ATGAGCATTTACCTCGTTGCGATCCCATTAGTGtcgctgctcctcctcaaagGAGTCTTGACCCTCTTTCGGCATTTGCACTCGGATCTGAGATCCGTGCAAGGCCCTCGTACCGCCCGATGGACACTTGGCTGGTATATTTGGAAAGTCTCGCAAGGTTCTTTCGAGCATTTCAACCGTGATCTCCACAAGAAATACG GCTCTGTCGTTCGCTATGCGCCCAACCGCTACAGCTTCAGCGACCTCGAGGCAGTTAAATTAATCTACGGTCTGGGTACCTCGTTCCCCAAGTCCCCATGGTACATACCCTGGGGCAACCCCGGGGATAACAATCTGTTCAACGAGCGATCGTTGGCCAAGCATGCGCACGATCGAAAAGAATATCAGTCCACGTGCTCCATGTCTTCCCTGGTCAACTACGAAGCCTTTGTTGACGAGTGTGCCAAGCTGCTAAAGAATCGCCTCTCGGAACTATATGCAGCAGGTCAGGCGGTAGACATGCATCATTGGTTTCAATGCTATGCTTTTGATGTTATTGGTATGATCACTTATGGAAAGCGTCTGGGCTTCCTCGACAAGGGAGAGGATGTAGCCCAGTCGCTGGATGTAACCGCAAGGCTTCCTTGA
- a CDS encoding alpha-galactosidase 2 has translation MTLLQTTPTTPKADPIVVDGTSFALNGKNVSYRFHVDPATGDLLLDHFGDRVTENPIAQIMSNGGGWSTQAHLRREFPDLGRGDFRAPAVHIKHAKGFTVCNFKYKSHTVLKGKPAIEKLPSTFGSDDDVSTLIIHLYDEYSSVGADLSYSIFPNFDAIVRNVKIINKSDDVITVEKLSSFSVDFPHENYEMLQLQGEWTRECNRTRRKVEYGLQGFGSTTGYSSHYHNPFLSMVSTTTTESHGEAWGFSLVYTGSFSVEVEKSHQGLTRVLVGMNPCQLSWPLRPGESLQSPECVSVFSNLGIGEMSRKFHRLYRQNLIRSKFVSEERPVLLNSWEGLYFDFDDKTIYKLAQESAKLGAKLFVLDDGWFGDKHPRVNDHAGLGDWVANPKRFPSGLDSLAKDITKLQVKDSDEKLQFGLWFEPEMVNQKSELYEQHPEWVLSAGNYARSETRQQLVLNAALPDVQDFIISSVSKILETVPVSYVKWDNNRAMHESPTPDNHHAYMLGIYHVFDVLTARFPDVLWEGCASGGGRFDPGILQYFPQVWTSDNMDAFDRIHIQFGTSLVYPPSTMGAHVCSAPNDVTGRSIPMSFRAHVAMMGGSFGFELNPDHTPEEDKAQIPELIKLAAKINPVIIKGDMWRLVLPEDSNFPAAIFVSEDGSQAVLFAFQIRATTVLNYPLLRLAGLDAAARYKLDGVETYSGATLMNGGIQFRFGTDYDSKVVLLERV, from the exons ATGACTCTTCTAcagacaacaccaacaaccccCAAAGCCGACC CAATCGTCGTGGACGGCACCTCATTTGCGCTCAACGGCAAAAATGTCTCCTACCGCTTTCACGTCGATCCAGCGACTGGTGATCTTCTGCTCGATCACTTCGGCGATCGCGTAACAGAAAATCCTATTGCTCAGATCATGTCCAATGGCGGAGGCTGGTcaactcaagctcatctccgCCGTGAGTTTCCAGACCTGGGTCGTGGAGATTTCCGCGCTCCTGCTGTACACATCAAGCACGCCAAGGGCTTTACAGTTTGCAACTTCAAGTACAAATCTCATACAGTCCTCAAGGGTAAACCTGCGATCGAAAAACTGCCTAGTACATTTGGctcagacgatgatgttTCAACTCTCATTATACATCTTTACGATGAGTATAGCTCTGTTGGTGCAGACTTGTCATACTCTATCTTCCCCAATTTTGATGCGATCGTGCGAAACgtcaaaatcatcaacaagagcgaTGATGTCATtactgttgagaagctgtcAAGCTTCAGCGTCGACTTCCCTCATGAGAACTACGAGATGCTGCAGTTGCAGGGCGAGTGGACCAGAGAATGCAATAGAACTCGCCGAAAGGTCGAGTACGGACTGCAAGG CTTCGGAAGTACTACTGGCTACTCGTCTCACTACCATAACCCATTCTTGTCAATGGTctccacaacaacaaccgaGTCCCACGGCGAAGCTTGGGGTTTCTCCCTCGTCTACACCGGATCCTTCAGCGTCGAAGTTGAGAAGAGTCATCAAGGTCTCACTCGCGTACTCGTCGGAATGAACCCATGCCAACTCTCTTGGCCGTTGAGGCCAGGGGAGTCACTGCAATCGCCAGAATGCGTTTCCGTCTTTTCCAATCTTGGAATTGGCGAGATGTCACGAAAGTTCCACCGCCTGTATCGTCAAAACCTCATCAGAAGCAAGTTTGTTTCTGAAGAGAGGCCCGTTTTGCTGAATAGTTGGGAAGGGCTGTACTTTGACTTCGACGACAAGACTATCTACAAGCTAGCACAAGAGTCAGCCAAGTTGGGTGCCAAGCTCTTTGTGCTTGACGATGGATGGTTCGGTGACAAGCATCCTCGTGTCAACGACCATGCTGGACTGGGCGATTGGGTTGCAAACCCCAAGAGATTTCCCAGTGGCCTGGACTCTCTTGCCAAGGACATCACCAAGTTGCAAGTCAAGGATTCGGACGAGAAGCTGCAGTTCGGATTGTGGTTTGAGCCTGAGATGGTCAACCAGAAGTCTGAGCTCTATGAGCAGCATCCTGAGTGGGTTCTGAGCGCTGGAAACTACGCTCGCAGCGAAACTCGCCAACAACTGGTCCTGAACGCTGCGCTCCCAGATGTGCAGGACTTTATCATCAGCTCTGTATCCAAGATCTTAGAAACTGTTCCAGTCAGCTATGTCAAGTGGGATAACAATCGAGCGATGCACGAAAGCCCCACGCCAGACAATCATCACGCGTACATGCTCGGTATCTACCATGTCTTCGACGTGCTCACTGCTCGATTTCCAGATGTCCTTTGGGAAGGCTGTGCATCTGGTGGAGGTCGCTTTGATCCTGGCATCTTGCAATACTTCCCGCAAGTTTGGACTTCAGACAACATGGACGCCTTCGACCGCATCCATATCCAGTTCGGCACATCTTTAGTGTACCCACCCTCGACAATGGGCGCACATGTTTGCTCTGCGCCAAATGATGTGACTGGACGCTCAATCCCAATGAGCTTCAGAGCCCACGTCGCGATGATGGGTGGCTCATTCGGTTTCGAGTTAAACCCTGATCATACGCCTGAGGAAGACAAGGCACAGATCCCagagctcatcaagctcgcaGCGAAGATCAATCCCGTCATTATCAAGGGAGATATGTGGCGATTAGTGTTGCCCGAGGACTCCAACTTCCCTGCTGCGATCTTTGTATCAGAGGACGGAAGTCAGGCGGTTTTGTTTGCCTTTCAAATCAGGGCAACTACCGTTCTCAACTATCCTCTGCTTCGACTGGCTGGACTTGACGCAGCGGCGAGATATAAGCTTGACGGCGTGGAGACGTACTCGGGCGCGACATTGATGAATGGAGGAATTCAGTTTCGATTTGGTACAGATTATGATAGTAAGGTTGTTCTACTAGAGAGGGTATAA